In Actinomadura citrea, a single window of DNA contains:
- the thrB gene encoding homoserine kinase, producing MLVRTPATSANLGPGFDSLGLALDLHDDVEVEATGAGLSIEVDGEGAEVADRAERHLIVRVLRRTFDVLDDLAGTGPARPDGLRLRCRNRIPHSRGLGSSSAAIVAGIVAGRALHPAGKLLDDAGALRLATEIEGHPDNVAPCLAGGLTVAWTTPGGPRSVRLESQVRQVVAFVPEQRLATERARGLLPETVPHGDAAANAGRAALLVAALTGGLDAGILLDATEDRLHQDYRAPAMPESAALVARLRDAGVPAVISGAGPTVLAFTTASQVDSMGGEVGKGWHEHPLDVATRGARVMTGESE from the coding sequence GTGCTGGTGCGGACGCCCGCCACCAGCGCCAACCTGGGCCCGGGATTCGACTCGCTCGGCCTTGCGCTGGACCTGCACGACGACGTCGAGGTCGAGGCGACCGGGGCGGGTCTGTCCATCGAGGTGGACGGCGAGGGCGCCGAGGTCGCCGACCGCGCCGAGCGGCACCTGATCGTGCGGGTGTTGCGGCGGACCTTCGACGTGCTGGACGACCTGGCCGGAACCGGTCCCGCCCGCCCGGACGGGCTCCGGCTGCGCTGCCGCAACCGCATCCCGCACAGCCGCGGCCTCGGCTCCTCGTCGGCCGCGATCGTCGCCGGGATCGTCGCGGGCCGCGCGCTGCACCCCGCCGGGAAGCTCCTCGACGACGCCGGGGCGCTGCGCCTCGCGACGGAGATCGAGGGGCACCCCGACAACGTGGCGCCGTGCCTCGCCGGCGGCCTGACCGTCGCCTGGACGACGCCTGGCGGCCCCCGGTCGGTGCGGCTGGAGTCGCAGGTCAGGCAGGTTGTCGCCTTCGTTCCCGAGCAGCGGCTCGCGACGGAGCGGGCCCGCGGCCTGCTGCCCGAGACCGTCCCGCACGGGGACGCCGCCGCCAACGCGGGACGCGCCGCGCTGCTCGTCGCGGCCCTCACCGGCGGCCTGGACGCCGGCATCCTGCTCGACGCGACCGAGGACCGGCTCCACCAGGACTACCGCGCCCCGGCCATGCCCGAATCGGCGGCACTCGTCGCGCGGCTGCGGGACGCGGGCGTGCCGGCGGTGATTTCCGGCGCGGGGCCCACTGTCCTGGCCTTCACAACCGCATCGCAGGTTGATTCGATGGGCGGCGAAGTGGGTAAAGGCTGGCACGAGCACCCGTTGGACGTCGCGACCCGCGGCGCACGCGTGATGACCGGAGAATCCGAGTAA
- a CDS encoding response regulator transcription factor, translated as MLVVDDDEVIRQLIAVNLQLEGFEVSTAVDGQDCLDKVVEAGPDVITLDVMMPRLDGWVTAVRLREDPRTAHIKVVMITARAQEHDVRRGYEIGVDAYVTKPFDPNQLIQTVRKLAAVSR; from the coding sequence GTGCTGGTCGTCGATGATGACGAGGTGATCCGCCAGCTCATCGCCGTGAACCTGCAACTGGAGGGGTTCGAGGTGTCGACCGCGGTGGACGGTCAGGACTGCCTGGACAAGGTGGTGGAGGCCGGGCCGGACGTGATCACGCTGGACGTGATGATGCCCCGGCTGGACGGGTGGGTCACCGCGGTGCGGCTGCGGGAGGACCCGAGGACCGCGCACATCAAGGTCGTGATGATCACGGCACGGGCGCAGGAGCATGATGTGCGGCGGGGGTACGAGATCGGTGTCGACGCGTATGTGACGAAGCCGTTCGACCCCAATCAGCTGATCCAGACGGTGCGGAAACTGGCCGCGGTGTCCAGATAG
- a CDS encoding DALR anticodon-binding domain-containing protein, producing MTPGDALVRAVRDAVDAGEIDVVVPEQVVVFGRGGGVFESPVALRLGVDPWVIARRVGGSVSGPGFVRVVVGPELVEVIRRDPGYGVARVPPGGWSEWPRTFENPGFSVRYAYARACWVGRWARELGVGPGPFEGGAEELLGALGDVPGRAAQAERERDARPLMLCLESVAGAYHEVHERCPALPVGDEEPRAAHAGRVGLAEAVKVVLGNGLNMIGETPRERI from the coding sequence ATGACTCCAGGGGATGCTCTCGTGCGCGCGGTACGGGACGCCGTGGACGCGGGGGAGATCGATGTCGTCGTTCCCGAGCAGGTCGTGGTGTTCGGGCGGGGCGGCGGGGTCTTCGAGAGTCCGGTGGCGCTGAGGCTCGGCGTCGATCCGTGGGTGATCGCGCGGCGGGTCGGGGGGAGTGTCTCCGGGCCCGGGTTCGTCAGGGTCGTGGTGGGGCCGGAGCTGGTGGAGGTCATTCGGCGTGATCCTGGTTACGGGGTCGCGCGGGTGCCGCCGGGCGGGTGGAGCGAGTGGCCGCGGACGTTCGAGAATCCGGGGTTCTCGGTGCGTTATGCCTACGCGCGGGCCTGTTGGGTGGGGCGCTGGGCCCGGGAACTCGGGGTCGGGCCCGGGCCGTTCGAGGGTGGTGCGGAGGAGCTCTTGGGGGCGTTGGGGGACGTTCCCGGACGGGCCGCGCAGGCGGAGCGGGAACGCGACGCCAGGCCCCTGATGTTGTGCTTGGAGAGCGTGGCCGGGGCGTACCACGAGGTGCACGAGCGCTGTCCCGCGCTGCCCGTGGGCGATGAGGAGCCCCGGGCGGCGCATGCGGGACGGGTCGGCTTGGCGGAGGCCGTCAAGGTCGTCCTCGGCAACGGGCTGAACATGATCGGTGAGACCCCTAGAGAGCGGATATGA
- a CDS encoding helix-turn-helix transcriptional regulator, whose protein sequence is MAKRSNAWITVPEILDELGVTRRTWQRWRALGKTPPCTVLPNRKLRIRRVDFENWLSSLEERAA, encoded by the coding sequence ATGGCCAAGAGGTCCAACGCATGGATCACCGTGCCCGAGATCCTCGACGAACTCGGTGTCACCCGGCGCACATGGCAGCGCTGGCGCGCCCTCGGCAAGACGCCGCCCTGCACCGTTCTGCCCAACCGCAAGCTTCGGATTCGCCGAGTCGACTTCGAGAACTGGCTTTCCAGCCTTGAAGAGAGGGCCGCTTGA
- the rho gene encoding transcription termination factor Rho produces the protein MSESSELLTDATSTEPAAAPAGAEPAAPRRRRGTGLSAMVLPELKALASSLGITGTTGMRKSQLIAAIQEKQGGQGQGSAGGEQGAAAPVTAERPRRGRAAAKREVPDEQVTIADAAPVAAPASENAAAPEAQSGTAEKAVQGDKQEKADRQGGRQRGEKQERGASEGRGDRQSRDQGREQGREQNAEDGESQGGRDGNRDGREGREGGGRQRQRGSRERGEGRDRGERGDRGERGDRGDRGDRGDRGERGDRGDQGGGRQRGQGGGGGQGGGGQHDDDDGGGRGRRGRRFRERNRGRGRERYEEPVVTEDDVLIPVAGILDILDNYAFVRTTGYLPGPNDVYVSLAQVRKNGLRKGDVITGAVRQAREGERREKFNALVRLDTVNGVEPDQAKGRVDFSKLTPLYPQERLRLESDAGILTTRIIDLVSPIGKGQRGLIVSPPKAGKTMVLQAIANAITKNNPECHLMVVLVDERPEEVTDMQRTVKGEVIHSTFDRPAEDHTTVAELAIERAKRLVELGHDVVVLLDSITRLGRAYNLAAPASGRILSGGVDSTALYPPKRFFGAARNIENGGSLTILATALVETGSRMDEVIFEEFKGTGNMELKLNRSLADKRIFPAVDVDQSSTRKEEILMAPEELRVVWQLRRVLHALDTQQALELLIEKMKETKSNAEFLLQVQKTTVSDDR, from the coding sequence GTGAGCGAATCCAGCGAACTCCTTACGGACGCAACCAGCACGGAACCCGCCGCCGCTCCGGCCGGCGCGGAGCCCGCCGCCCCCCGGCGCCGCCGCGGCACCGGCCTGTCGGCCATGGTGCTCCCCGAGCTCAAGGCACTCGCGTCCAGCCTCGGCATCACCGGCACGACCGGGATGCGCAAGAGCCAGCTCATCGCCGCCATTCAGGAGAAGCAGGGCGGCCAGGGGCAGGGCTCGGCGGGGGGCGAGCAGGGAGCCGCTGCCCCGGTGACGGCCGAGCGGCCGCGCCGCGGCCGCGCCGCGGCCAAGCGCGAGGTGCCCGACGAGCAGGTCACCATCGCCGACGCCGCGCCCGTGGCCGCGCCCGCGTCCGAGAACGCGGCCGCGCCCGAGGCGCAGTCCGGCACGGCCGAGAAGGCCGTCCAGGGCGACAAGCAGGAGAAGGCCGACCGGCAGGGCGGTCGGCAGCGGGGCGAGAAGCAGGAGCGGGGAGCTTCCGAGGGACGCGGCGACCGGCAGAGCCGGGACCAGGGGCGCGAGCAGGGTCGCGAGCAGAACGCCGAGGACGGCGAGTCGCAGGGCGGCCGGGACGGCAACCGCGACGGCCGCGAGGGCCGGGAAGGCGGCGGCCGCCAGCGGCAGCGCGGCAGCCGGGAGCGCGGCGAGGGCCGCGACCGGGGCGAGCGGGGCGACCGTGGTGAGCGTGGCGACAGGGGCGACCGCGGCGACCGTGGTGACCGCGGTGAGCGTGGTGACCGCGGTGACCAGGGCGGCGGCCGCCAGCGCGGTCAGGGTGGCGGCGGCGGTCAGGGCGGCGGCGGCCAGCACGACGATGACGACGGCGGCGGCCGGGGCCGTCGCGGGCGCCGGTTCCGGGAGCGCAACCGCGGCCGTGGCCGCGAGCGCTACGAGGAGCCGGTGGTCACCGAGGACGACGTCCTCATCCCCGTCGCGGGCATCCTCGACATCCTCGACAACTACGCCTTCGTCCGGACGACCGGCTACCTGCCCGGCCCGAACGACGTGTACGTCTCGCTGGCGCAGGTCCGCAAGAACGGGCTGCGCAAGGGCGACGTCATCACCGGCGCCGTCCGGCAGGCGCGCGAGGGCGAGCGGCGCGAGAAGTTCAACGCGCTGGTCCGCCTCGACACCGTCAACGGGGTGGAGCCCGACCAGGCCAAGGGCCGCGTCGACTTCAGCAAGCTGACCCCGCTGTACCCGCAGGAGCGGCTGCGCCTGGAGTCCGACGCGGGCATCCTGACGACCCGGATCATCGACCTGGTGTCGCCGATCGGCAAGGGCCAGCGCGGCCTGATCGTGTCGCCGCCGAAGGCCGGCAAGACGATGGTGCTCCAGGCGATCGCCAACGCGATCACCAAGAACAACCCGGAGTGCCACCTGATGGTCGTCCTCGTGGACGAGCGTCCGGAAGAGGTCACCGACATGCAGCGGACGGTGAAGGGCGAGGTCATCCACTCGACCTTCGACCGTCCCGCCGAGGACCACACCACGGTCGCGGAGCTGGCCATCGAGCGCGCCAAGCGGCTCGTGGAGCTCGGCCACGACGTCGTGGTGCTGCTCGACTCGATCACCCGCCTGGGCCGGGCCTACAACCTGGCGGCGCCCGCGTCCGGCCGCATCCTGTCCGGCGGTGTCGACTCGACCGCGCTGTACCCGCCGAAGCGGTTCTTCGGCGCGGCGCGCAACATCGAGAACGGCGGCTCGCTGACGATCCTCGCCACCGCGCTGGTGGAGACCGGGTCCCGCATGGACGAGGTCATCTTCGAGGAGTTCAAGGGCACCGGCAACATGGAGCTGAAGCTCAACCGGTCGCTCGCGGACAAGCGGATCTTCCCGGCGGTGGACGTCGACCAGTCCTCCACCCGCAAGGAGGAGATCCTCATGGCTCCGGAGGAGCTGCGGGTCGTCTGGCAGCTGCGCCGGGTGCTGCACGCGCTCGACACGCAGCAGGCGCTGGAGCTCCTCATCGAGAAGATGAAGGAGACCAAGTCCAACGCCGAGTTCCTGCTCCAGGTGCAGAAGACGACCGTCTCCGACGATCGCTGA
- a CDS encoding tyrosine-type recombinase/integrase produces MNRSYDVRFWNITIKKGRKRPYVLRWLVGGKVQTKPFTARELADSFKSELIQAARRGEAFDIETGLPESMIRAARSVSWFQHARDYVDDRWDKVSAKQRISIAETLTAVTVGLTADHKGAPDSETLRKALRRWEYNKNRREADQPAEVAAALNWVRKASVPLADLAEFEGITLALATCAQKLDGSPAAPSYYTRRRRVLYNVLKYAVQRKRLAGNPIDGLDWKATEDDEVWEEIDPAVVPSPRQMAELLTAVSYAGPRRGPRMVAFFACVYYAMMRPGEVVSLRESDCELPAKGWGRLMLAGSKPSVGTEWTDSGEYHDDRGLKGRNRRAKRPVPIPPELCRILRDHINRYGVAPDGRLFRTERGGVLLPSGYGRTWHKARTLALMPAEEASDLARRPYDLRHAGVSLRLNAGVPPTQVAEWAGHSVEVLLKIYAKVIAGQDHLWEGLIDEALGEKPL; encoded by the coding sequence TTGAACAGGAGCTACGACGTCCGGTTCTGGAACATCACCATAAAGAAGGGAAGGAAACGGCCCTACGTCCTGCGCTGGCTGGTAGGCGGCAAGGTTCAAACCAAACCGTTCACCGCACGGGAACTCGCGGACAGCTTCAAGTCGGAACTGATTCAAGCCGCCCGGCGAGGTGAGGCATTCGACATCGAGACCGGCCTACCCGAGTCCATGATTCGCGCGGCCCGGTCCGTGAGCTGGTTCCAGCACGCGCGCGACTACGTGGACGATCGATGGGACAAGGTGTCCGCCAAACAGCGCATCTCGATCGCTGAAACGCTCACCGCCGTGACGGTAGGTCTCACCGCCGACCACAAGGGCGCGCCAGACTCGGAAACACTACGGAAGGCGTTGCGTCGATGGGAGTACAACAAGAACCGGCGCGAGGCCGACCAGCCCGCCGAGGTGGCCGCTGCGCTTAACTGGGTCCGTAAGGCGTCCGTGCCGCTGGCAGATCTCGCCGAGTTCGAGGGCATCACGCTGGCCCTCGCCACGTGTGCGCAGAAGCTCGACGGCTCCCCGGCCGCGCCGAGCTACTACACCCGGCGCCGTCGCGTCCTCTACAACGTGCTCAAGTACGCCGTTCAGCGGAAGCGCCTTGCCGGAAACCCCATCGACGGTCTCGACTGGAAAGCGACCGAAGATGACGAGGTGTGGGAGGAAATAGACCCGGCCGTCGTTCCTTCGCCGCGCCAAATGGCGGAACTCCTCACAGCAGTCAGCTATGCGGGACCTCGACGAGGCCCTCGAATGGTCGCTTTCTTTGCGTGCGTCTACTACGCCATGATGCGGCCCGGTGAGGTCGTCTCCCTGCGCGAATCCGACTGCGAGCTACCCGCGAAGGGATGGGGACGGTTGATGCTCGCTGGTTCCAAGCCCTCGGTCGGAACTGAGTGGACTGATTCGGGGGAGTACCACGACGACCGCGGGCTCAAAGGGCGGAATCGTAGGGCCAAGCGGCCCGTGCCAATCCCGCCGGAACTCTGCCGGATCCTGCGGGACCACATCAACCGATATGGCGTCGCTCCTGACGGTCGCCTGTTCCGCACTGAGCGCGGGGGAGTGCTGCTCCCGTCCGGCTACGGGCGGACGTGGCACAAGGCGCGCACGCTCGCCCTGATGCCCGCCGAGGAAGCGTCGGACCTCGCCAGGCGCCCGTACGACCTACGGCACGCTGGCGTCTCCCTACGACTCAACGCCGGCGTCCCGCCCACCCAGGTCGCCGAGTGGGCCGGTCACAGTGTGGAGGTGCTGCTGAAGATCTACGCCAAGGTCATTGCTGGCCAAGACCACTTGTGGGAGGGCCTCATAGACGAGGCCCTCGGCGAAAAGCCCCTGTAA
- the thrC gene encoding threonine synthase: MNANARAWRGIIEEYRDRLPVTDATPVVTLLEGGTPLVPAQRLSQLTRCEVFLKVEGANPTGSFKDRGMTMAISKAAEDGAKAVICASTGNTSASAAAYAVRAGMTCAVLVPNGKIAMGKLAQALVHGARLLQVDGNFDDCLELARKLSVDYPVALVNSVNKYRLQGQKTAAFEIVDTLGDAPDVHCLPVGNAGNISAYWMGYKEYAKDGAASRTPRMLGFQASGAAPFVKGEPVLKPQTIATAIRIGNPASWDLAVAARDESGGAIDSVTDRQILAAYRLLAREEGVFVEPASAASVAGLLQVSERGGLAAGSRVVCTVTGNGLKDPDWAISGAPAPTTIKVDAHSAASELGLT, translated from the coding sequence GTGAACGCGAACGCCCGCGCGTGGCGCGGCATTATCGAGGAGTACCGCGACCGGCTTCCGGTGACGGACGCGACGCCCGTCGTCACCCTGCTGGAGGGCGGTACCCCCCTGGTGCCCGCCCAGCGGCTCTCCCAGTTGACCCGTTGCGAGGTGTTCCTCAAGGTCGAGGGCGCCAACCCGACCGGGTCGTTCAAGGACCGCGGCATGACGATGGCGATCAGCAAGGCCGCCGAGGACGGCGCCAAGGCCGTCATCTGCGCCTCGACCGGCAACACCTCCGCGTCCGCCGCCGCGTACGCGGTGCGGGCCGGGATGACCTGCGCGGTCCTGGTGCCCAACGGCAAGATCGCGATGGGCAAGCTGGCGCAGGCGCTGGTGCACGGCGCCCGGCTCCTCCAGGTGGACGGCAACTTCGACGACTGCCTCGAACTGGCGCGCAAGCTGTCGGTCGACTACCCGGTGGCGCTCGTCAACTCGGTCAACAAGTACCGGCTGCAGGGCCAGAAGACGGCCGCGTTCGAGATCGTGGACACGCTCGGCGACGCGCCCGACGTCCACTGCCTGCCCGTCGGCAACGCCGGAAACATCTCCGCGTACTGGATGGGCTACAAGGAGTACGCCAAGGACGGCGCCGCCTCGCGCACCCCGCGCATGCTGGGCTTCCAGGCGAGCGGCGCGGCGCCGTTCGTGAAGGGCGAGCCCGTCCTGAAGCCGCAGACCATCGCCACCGCGATCCGCATCGGCAACCCCGCCTCGTGGGACCTCGCGGTCGCCGCGCGTGACGAGTCCGGCGGCGCGATCGACTCGGTCACCGACCGGCAGATCCTCGCCGCCTACCGGCTCCTCGCCCGGGAGGAGGGCGTCTTCGTGGAGCCCGCCTCCGCGGCGAGCGTCGCCGGCCTGCTGCAGGTGAGCGAGCGTGGCGGGCTCGCGGCCGGATCCAGGGTCGTCTGCACGGTGACGGGCAACGGCCTCAAGGACCCCGACTGGGCCATCTCCGGGGCGCCCGCGCCGACGACCATCAAGGTCGACGCGCACTCCGCCGCGTCCGAGCTCGGCCTCACCTGA
- the lysA gene encoding diaminopimelate decarboxylase, with protein MSRVHPAGPRHADVLPEDHPVGPAEDLNALESSVWPRNSKREEGVLTVGGVDVRDLAKEYGTPLYVYDEEDVRSRAREYVAAFHDGDVHYAGKAFLCTAVARWLKEEGLGLDVCSGGELAVALAAGFPTERITLHGSNKAPWELKRALEVGVGRIVLDSFEEIARVGYLAQEMGVRPKVMVRVTTGVEAHTHEFIATAHDDQKFGFSRSSGAALEAVRRVLELEQLELVGLHSHIGSQIFEVDGFEVAAHRLAELLVAIRDEHGIELPELDLGGGYGIAYVPGEEPHDPKSIADGLRGIVARECRAYGLSMPRLTVEPGRAIIGPGGVTLYEVGTVKDVEGLRTYVSVDGGMSDNLRTALYGAEYTGALASRSSDAAPMLSRLVGKHCESGDIVVRDLWFPEDLAAGDLVAVAATGAYCRSMASNYNHVPKPAVVAVREGRSRVIIRRESAEDLLRLDAEVEA; from the coding sequence ATGAGTCGAGTACACCCTGCTGGGCCGCGGCATGCCGACGTCCTGCCGGAGGATCATCCGGTCGGGCCGGCGGAGGACCTGAACGCCCTCGAGTCTTCTGTGTGGCCGCGGAACTCCAAGCGGGAGGAGGGCGTCCTCACCGTCGGGGGAGTGGACGTCAGGGACCTGGCGAAGGAGTACGGGACGCCCCTCTACGTCTATGACGAGGAGGACGTCCGGAGCCGCGCCAGGGAGTACGTGGCGGCGTTCCACGACGGGGACGTCCACTATGCGGGCAAGGCGTTCCTGTGCACGGCCGTCGCGCGGTGGCTGAAGGAGGAGGGGCTCGGCCTCGACGTGTGCAGCGGGGGCGAGCTGGCCGTGGCGCTCGCGGCAGGGTTTCCTACTGAGCGCATCACGTTGCACGGGAGCAACAAGGCGCCCTGGGAGCTGAAGAGGGCCCTGGAGGTGGGGGTCGGACGGATCGTTCTCGATTCGTTCGAGGAGATTGCCCGGGTGGGGTATCTCGCCCAGGAGATGGGTGTCCGGCCCAAGGTGATGGTGCGCGTCACCACGGGTGTTGAGGCGCACACCCACGAGTTCATCGCCACTGCGCACGACGACCAGAAGTTCGGGTTCTCCAGGAGTTCCGGGGCGGCCCTGGAGGCGGTCAGACGGGTCCTGGAGCTGGAGCAGCTCGAACTGGTGGGGCTGCACAGCCACATCGGGTCGCAGATCTTCGAGGTGGACGGGTTCGAGGTGGCCGCGCACCGGCTGGCCGAGCTGCTGGTGGCCATCCGGGACGAGCACGGGATCGAGCTTCCGGAGCTGGACCTGGGCGGCGGCTACGGCATCGCGTACGTGCCGGGCGAGGAGCCGCACGATCCGAAGTCGATCGCGGACGGGCTGCGCGGCATCGTGGCGCGCGAGTGCCGGGCGTACGGGCTGTCGATGCCGCGGCTGACCGTGGAGCCGGGACGGGCGATCATCGGCCCGGGCGGCGTCACGCTGTACGAGGTCGGGACGGTCAAGGACGTCGAGGGCCTGCGCACGTACGTGTCGGTGGACGGCGGCATGTCCGACAACCTGCGCACGGCCCTGTACGGCGCCGAGTACACCGGGGCGCTGGCGAGCAGGTCGTCCGACGCCGCCCCCATGCTCAGTAGGCTTGTCGGCAAGCACTGCGAGAGCGGCGACATTGTGGTGCGGGACCTGTGGTTCCCCGAAGATCTTGCGGCGGGGGATCTGGTGGCGGTGGCGGCGACCGGTGCGTACTGTCGGTCGATGGCCAGCAACTACAACCATGTCCCGAAGCCCGCCGTGGTGGCGGTGAGGGAGGGCAGGTCGCGCGTGATCATCCGGCGGGAGAGCGCGGAGGACCTGCTGCGGCTCGATGCGGAGGTCGAAGCGTGA
- a CDS encoding homoserine dehydrogenase translates to MKPGLRVALLGCGVVGTEVVRLLNEQADDLAARVGVPLELAGIAVRRPDRVRAGIDPGLLTTDAQTLVTRDDVDLVIEVIGGIEPARTLMLEAMKTGKSVITANKALLAEDGATLFAAAREYGADLYYEASVAGAIPLLRPLRESLVGDHVHRVLGIVNGTTNYILDQMDTHGAGFNEALEEAQALGYAEADPTADVEGFDAAAKAAILAQLAFHTPVTAADVHREGITEVSAADVAGAQGMDCVVKLLAICERIPSQDGRNGRGVSVRVYPAMIPRSHPLASVREAYNAVFVEAESAGSLMFYGAGAGGAPTASAILGDLVAVARNVVGGTPGPVEVTYAKLPVLPMGETVTRYYIEVDVTDEAGVLATVAEEFARHGVSIQAVRQVGSGEEAQLVVVTHRAPDAALSATVAGLRELEIVRGVTSVMRVEGDE, encoded by the coding sequence GTGAAACCCGGACTGCGCGTGGCGCTGCTCGGTTGCGGCGTGGTCGGGACGGAGGTCGTCCGGCTGCTGAACGAGCAGGCGGACGATCTGGCCGCGCGCGTCGGGGTCCCCCTGGAGCTGGCCGGGATCGCCGTGCGCAGGCCGGACCGGGTGCGCGCGGGCATCGACCCGGGGCTGCTGACCACGGACGCGCAGACGCTGGTGACCAGGGACGACGTCGACCTCGTCATCGAGGTGATCGGCGGCATCGAGCCGGCCAGGACGCTGATGCTGGAGGCGATGAAGACCGGCAAGTCGGTCATCACCGCGAACAAGGCGCTGCTGGCCGAGGACGGGGCGACGCTGTTCGCGGCGGCGCGGGAGTACGGCGCCGACCTGTACTACGAGGCGTCGGTGGCGGGGGCGATCCCGCTGCTGCGGCCGCTGCGGGAGTCCCTGGTCGGCGACCACGTGCACCGGGTGCTCGGCATCGTGAACGGGACCACGAACTACATCCTCGACCAGATGGACACGCACGGCGCCGGCTTCAACGAGGCGCTGGAGGAGGCGCAGGCGCTCGGCTACGCCGAGGCCGATCCGACGGCCGACGTGGAGGGTTTCGACGCGGCGGCCAAGGCGGCGATCCTGGCGCAGCTCGCCTTCCACACGCCGGTGACGGCCGCGGACGTCCACCGCGAGGGCATCACCGAGGTGAGCGCCGCCGATGTGGCGGGCGCCCAGGGCATGGACTGCGTCGTCAAGCTTCTGGCCATCTGCGAGCGCATCCCCTCGCAGGACGGCCGGAACGGCCGCGGGGTGTCGGTCCGCGTGTATCCGGCGATGATTCCCAGGTCGCACCCGCTGGCGAGCGTCCGCGAGGCCTACAACGCGGTGTTCGTCGAGGCGGAGTCGGCGGGCTCGCTGATGTTCTACGGCGCGGGGGCCGGCGGCGCTCCGACGGCGTCGGCGATCCTCGGCGACCTCGTCGCGGTCGCCCGCAACGTGGTCGGCGGTACGCCCGGCCCAGTGGAGGTCACGTACGCGAAGCTGCCGGTGCTGCCGATGGGCGAGACCGTCACCCGCTACTACATCGAGGTGGACGTGACGGACGAGGCCGGCGTGCTCGCCACGGTCGCCGAGGAGTTCGCCAGGCACGGGGTGTCGATCCAGGCCGTCCGGCAGGTGGGCTCGGGCGAGGAGGCGCAGCTCGTCGTCGTGACGCACCGGGCGCCGGACGCCGCGCTGTCGGCGACGGTGGCGGGCCTGCGCGAGCTGGAGATCGTCCGCGGCGTGACGAGCGTCATGCGCGTCGAGGGAGACGAGTGA